DNA from Gemmatimonadota bacterium:
TGACTCCTTGGGGACAACATCTACCTTGCGATGAAGCTTTGTCTCCAAAAAATCTCCGACTCTGATCAGATCAAATAAGCTGGCATCATCGTCAAAATCTATCAAGACATCTATATCACTGGTATTTTGCTGTTCATCTCTCGCAAAAGATCCAAATAAACCAATTTCTCGCACTTTGTGTTGGAGAAGATCGGGTTTCAATGCCTTTAGTGTGTTCACTATTTCGGTTTTGTTCATTGTCAGATCCATTTTAGGATGTTGCCATATCGCGAACATGCAAAATTTCACTGTCACC
Protein-coding regions in this window:
- a CDS encoding nucleotidyltransferase family protein; amino-acid sequence: MNKTEIVNTLKALKPDLLQHKVREIGLFGSFARDEQQNTSDIDVLIDFDDDASLFDLIRVGDFLETKLHRKVDVVPKESLREEIRDAVLKEMIVL